From one Deinococcus sp. JMULE3 genomic stretch:
- a CDS encoding DUF4157 domain-containing protein has product MPAPLLPLSAPLLPLSADPLPGQTMVDRPASAAPTLSGPSRSTVAGAFPVVTAPRPPIPPAAPAPALENSPAVQRGLPPVGNGPVRTSPFTGAQEAAAQDVAGDLPERIGGPPAAGLPGVPHVPEVASPDDSTRTLLTHATRTPGVSPVTSRPAHAVTPDLRGSAVQPVYPGAPLLSPAASRRAAPGPQLKAAPAGRTRTGTDQAVLAALEHALARDGHGAPLSPGEQVALRGVLGTSVADVRVVRRPEVTPALRAARADGLTVRETVFLPHDVPLGSAAGLALAAHEVTHARRARDPLFVPAALTRPERPQSVGRPAPADEEGVALATEHAAFAQADPTRQSRADAPRRAPGLPAPWEPLPAWDAPDLPARPSVSADAWAPAVPSVPAPDQSVSAALPAAPPPATTPLWHAAATDRAPAPAAKPARPPEDQAVGRRAQPRSSVDLDQVAREVYARLRERLSQELRRLN; this is encoded by the coding sequence ATGCCCGCGCCCCTGCTGCCGCTGAGCGCGCCCCTGCTGCCGCTGAGCGCGGACCCGCTGCCCGGCCAGACGATGGTGGACCGCCCGGCATCGGCTGCGCCGACACTGAGCGGCCCATCCCGCTCGACCGTGGCGGGCGCCTTCCCGGTGGTCACCGCGCCGCGCCCACCCATCCCACCGGCCGCTCCCGCACCGGCCCTGGAGAACTCGCCAGCGGTCCAGCGTGGCCTGCCGCCCGTCGGGAACGGTCCGGTCCGCACCAGTCCGTTCACGGGCGCGCAGGAGGCAGCCGCGCAGGACGTGGCGGGCGACCTCCCGGAGCGAATCGGCGGCCCTCCCGCGGCCGGTCTGCCCGGAGTGCCGCACGTTCCGGAGGTCGCGTCCCCGGACGACAGCACCCGGACCCTCCTGACGCACGCCACCCGGACGCCGGGGGTCAGCCCCGTGACCTCGCGCCCGGCTCACGCCGTGACCCCGGACCTGAGGGGCAGCGCGGTTCAACCGGTCTACCCCGGCGCGCCCCTGCTGTCGCCCGCCGCGTCACGCCGCGCGGCACCCGGTCCCCAGCTCAAGGCCGCCCCTGCGGGCCGCACCCGCACGGGCACGGATCAGGCGGTCCTGGCGGCGCTGGAGCACGCGCTGGCCCGCGACGGGCACGGCGCGCCGCTGTCGCCCGGCGAGCAGGTCGCCCTGCGGGGGGTGCTGGGGACGAGTGTCGCGGACGTGCGGGTCGTGCGCCGCCCCGAGGTCACTCCGGCGCTGCGCGCGGCCCGCGCCGACGGCCTGACGGTCAGGGAGACGGTGTTCCTGCCGCACGACGTGCCGCTGGGCAGCGCGGCGGGGCTGGCGCTGGCGGCACACGAGGTCACGCACGCCCGGCGCGCGCGCGATCCGCTGTTCGTCCCGGCGGCCCTGACCCGCCCGGAGAGGCCCCAGTCGGTGGGCCGTCCCGCTCCCGCGGATGAGGAAGGCGTGGCCCTCGCCACCGAACACGCCGCGTTCGCGCAGGCCGACCCCACACGCCAGTCCAGGGCGGATGCGCCGCGCCGCGCGCCGGGCCTGCCCGCCCCGTGGGAACCGCTGCCCGCCTGGGACGCACCGGACCTGCCTGCGCGCCCGTCCGTGAGTGCGGACGCGTGGGCACCCGCGGTTCCGTCCGTACCGGCGCCCGACCAGTCGGTGTCCGCCGCGCTTCCCGCCGCACCGCCCCCGGCCACCACGCCGCTGTGGCACGCGGCCGCCACCGACCGCGCGCCCGCCCCGGCCGCGAAACCGGCCCGACCACCCGAGGATCAGGCGGTGGGCCGCCGCGCCCAGCCGCGCAGCAGCGTGGACCTGGATCAGGTGGCGCGCGAGGTGTACGCCCGCCTGCGCGAGCGACTGAGTCAGGAACTGCGGCGGCTGAACTGA
- a CDS encoding DeoR/GlpR family DNA-binding transcription regulator, with protein sequence MNAPLAEDRLQRILDLLSRNGRMRTTALTEALGVSGATTRRDLDLLASRGLIRKLHGGAALASQDQQYADRQQLHQDAKTRLAQTALNLIQPGQTLYLDAGTTAQAVAHALKRAPQLTRTLRVVTHGIDVAYELNGECPLYVVGGELYGSTYSLTGPDALDTIRRYRYDLFLVGCTSIDPTRGLTNSNLIEAQQKAAIMTQATRTVLIADHSKWGPTGFATFATLNQIHNWVTDHAGPVARCAFEEAGVTVHDSA encoded by the coding sequence ATGAACGCTCCCCTCGCGGAGGACCGCCTCCAGCGCATCCTCGACCTGCTCTCCCGGAACGGCCGCATGCGCACCACCGCCCTGACCGAAGCGCTCGGCGTCAGCGGCGCCACCACCCGCCGCGACCTCGACCTGCTCGCCAGCCGCGGCCTGATCCGCAAACTCCACGGCGGCGCGGCCCTCGCCAGCCAGGACCAGCAGTACGCCGACCGGCAGCAGCTCCACCAGGACGCCAAGACCCGCCTCGCCCAGACCGCCCTGAACCTCATCCAGCCCGGCCAGACCCTCTACCTCGACGCGGGCACCACCGCCCAGGCCGTCGCCCACGCCCTGAAACGCGCGCCGCAACTGACCCGCACCCTGCGCGTCGTCACCCACGGCATCGACGTCGCCTACGAACTCAACGGCGAATGCCCCCTCTACGTCGTCGGCGGCGAACTCTACGGCAGCACGTACAGCCTCACCGGCCCCGACGCCCTCGACACCATCCGCCGCTACCGCTACGACCTCTTCCTGGTCGGCTGCACCAGCATCGACCCCACCCGCGGCCTGACCAACAGCAACCTCATCGAGGCGCAGCAGAAAGCCGCCATCATGACCCAGGCCACACGCACCGTCCTCATCGCCGACCACAGCAAATGGGGCCCCACGGGCTTCGCCACCTTCGCCACCCTGAACCAGATCCACAACTGGGTCACCGACCACGCCGGCCCCGTCGCCCGCTGCGCCTTCGAAGAAGCCGGCGTCACAGTCCACGACAGCGCCTGA
- the ptsP gene encoding phosphoenolpyruvate--protein phosphotransferase, whose product MINLPRSLIRLGAQASSKQAAIEQVAALLAQAGRVDPAYLGGMLAREGQANTYLGSGIAIPHGTPDTRHLIRQTGIAVLQLPQGVAWGEGGETVRLVVGIAAASDEHLDILRRLTRVLADDALVEQLSTTADPALVQRALTGEATAEDAAPVSDPELPFSAQVTLPNPLGMHARPGTMLANLVRRLGARVRVEHGGQSADALRLMELLSLGLKRGSVLTVRADSEAALGAVTDAIRAGLGDDLSLSAPAAPVRREADWRPTQVGATIEGVPASDGLVIGETRVYRPADLHVTDQPGEAAAQAQALDDALNAAAAELDGLIEQQAQAGHADRAAIFRAHRELLTDEGTVQDAVNLVLDGHGAAWAYQRASGERIAQLQKLDDPTLAARATDLGDVQRRVLRRLLGLGEDHLEGAAPAILLAPDLTPSDTARFSEGSLLGFVTAQGGPTSHTAIIARGLGLPAVVAAGTGLLDVPDGTPAILDGQAGALYLNPSAADVQAARARQETLRAELDRARADRHRPGATRDGARVEIAANINRAAAAPGALDAGAEGVGLMRTEFLFLERDSVPTEDEQEREYRAMAEALGERPLIIRTLDIGGDKDVPYLGLEREDNSFLGLRGIRLCFERPDLFLPQLRAIVRVARDHPNVHVMFPMISTLEDFRRARALLDDVRAELDAPRIPLGVMIEVPSAALLAPQLAPEVDFFSVGTNDLTQYTLAMDRLHPQLARQTDAMHPAVLQLVALTVQAAEAHGKWVGVCGGAAGDEVGALILTGLGVKELSVSAPQIPAVKAALRQHDLAALRDLAARALTQPDAASVRALTRTLSPNPQDPEVRA is encoded by the coding sequence ATGATCAACCTCCCCCGCTCACTGATCCGCCTCGGCGCGCAGGCCAGCAGCAAACAGGCCGCCATCGAACAGGTCGCCGCCCTGCTGGCCCAGGCGGGCCGCGTCGACCCCGCCTACCTGGGCGGCATGCTCGCCCGTGAAGGTCAGGCGAACACCTACCTGGGCAGCGGCATCGCCATCCCGCACGGCACACCCGACACCCGCCACCTCATCCGCCAGACCGGCATCGCCGTGCTGCAACTCCCGCAGGGCGTCGCCTGGGGCGAGGGCGGCGAGACCGTCCGCCTCGTGGTGGGGATCGCGGCGGCCAGCGACGAGCACCTCGACATCCTGCGCCGCCTGACCCGCGTGCTGGCCGACGACGCGCTGGTCGAGCAGCTCTCGACGACCGCCGACCCGGCCCTGGTGCAGCGCGCCCTGACCGGCGAGGCCACCGCCGAGGACGCCGCGCCCGTCAGCGACCCGGAGCTGCCCTTCAGCGCGCAGGTCACGCTGCCCAACCCGCTGGGCATGCACGCCCGGCCCGGCACGATGCTCGCCAATCTGGTGCGGCGTCTGGGCGCGCGCGTGCGCGTCGAGCACGGCGGGCAGAGCGCGGACGCACTGCGACTGATGGAACTGCTCAGCCTGGGATTGAAGCGCGGCAGCGTCCTGACGGTGCGGGCCGACAGCGAGGCCGCGCTGGGCGCCGTGACCGACGCGATCCGCGCCGGGCTGGGCGACGACCTGAGCCTGAGCGCCCCGGCCGCGCCCGTGCGGCGCGAGGCCGACTGGCGCCCCACGCAGGTCGGCGCGACCATCGAGGGCGTTCCGGCCAGCGACGGCCTGGTGATCGGCGAGACCCGCGTGTACCGCCCGGCCGACCTGCACGTCACGGACCAGCCCGGCGAGGCCGCCGCGCAGGCGCAGGCGCTGGACGACGCGCTGAACGCCGCCGCCGCCGAACTGGACGGCCTGATCGAGCAGCAGGCCCAGGCGGGGCACGCCGACCGCGCCGCGATCTTCCGCGCGCACCGTGAACTCCTGACCGACGAGGGCACCGTGCAGGACGCCGTGAACCTCGTGCTGGACGGGCACGGCGCCGCCTGGGCGTACCAGCGGGCCAGCGGCGAGCGCATCGCGCAGTTGCAGAAACTCGACGATCCGACCCTCGCCGCGCGGGCCACCGACCTGGGCGACGTGCAGCGCCGCGTGCTGCGCCGCCTGCTGGGCCTGGGCGAGGACCACCTGGAGGGCGCCGCCCCCGCGATCCTGCTCGCGCCGGACCTGACGCCCAGCGACACCGCGCGCTTCAGCGAGGGGAGCCTGCTGGGCTTCGTGACCGCGCAGGGCGGCCCGACCAGCCACACCGCGATCATCGCGCGCGGGCTGGGCCTGCCCGCCGTGGTGGCCGCCGGGACCGGCCTGCTGGACGTGCCGGACGGCACCCCCGCCATCCTCGACGGGCAGGCGGGTGCCCTGTACCTGAACCCGTCGGCGGCGGACGTGCAGGCGGCCCGCGCCCGGCAGGAGACGCTGCGGGCCGAACTGGACCGCGCCCGCGCCGACCGGCACCGCCCCGGCGCGACCCGCGACGGCGCCCGCGTGGAGATCGCCGCGAACATCAACCGCGCCGCCGCCGCACCTGGCGCGCTGGACGCCGGGGCCGAGGGCGTGGGCCTGATGCGCACCGAGTTCCTGTTCCTCGAACGTGACAGTGTCCCGACCGAGGATGAGCAGGAACGCGAGTACCGCGCTATGGCCGAGGCCCTGGGCGAGCGCCCGCTGATCATCCGCACGCTGGACATCGGCGGGGACAAGGACGTGCCGTACCTGGGCCTGGAACGCGAGGACAACTCCTTCCTGGGCCTGCGCGGCATCCGGTTGTGCTTCGAGCGTCCGGACCTGTTCCTGCCGCAGCTGCGCGCCATCGTGCGCGTCGCCAGGGACCACCCGAACGTGCACGTCATGTTCCCGATGATCAGCACCCTGGAGGACTTCCGCCGCGCCCGCGCGCTGCTCGATGACGTGCGCGCCGAGCTGGACGCGCCGCGCATCCCGCTGGGCGTGATGATCGAGGTGCCGTCCGCCGCGCTGCTGGCGCCTCAGCTGGCGCCCGAGGTGGACTTCTTCAGCGTCGGCACGAACGACCTGACGCAGTACACCCTGGCGATGGACCGCCTGCACCCGCAGCTGGCCCGCCAGACCGACGCGATGCACCCGGCCGTGCTGCAACTCGTGGCGCTGACCGTGCAGGCCGCCGAGGCGCACGGGAAGTGGGTGGGCGTGTGTGGCGGCGCCGCCGGGGACGAGGTGGGCGCGCTGATCCTGACCGGGCTGGGCGTGAAGGAACTGTCGGTCAGCGCCCCGCAGATCCCGGCCGTGAAGGCCGCGCTGCGGCAGCACGACCTCGCGGCGCTGCGCGACCTAGCCGCCCGCGCGCTGACGCAGCCCGACGCGGCGAGCGTGCGCGCCCTGACCCGCACCCTGAGTCCGAACCCGCAGGATCCCGAGGTCCGCGCGTGA
- the pfkB gene encoding 1-phosphofructokinase, translated as MSVTPRVLTVTLNPALDLTVQAAGWQRGEVNAAQGAQQDAGGKGVNVAAILADWGAPVAATGLLGRDNAAPFETLFRDKGVSDEFVRVPGATRVGLKLVDPARGDTTDLNLPGLTVSARALAHLQATLRSQPAGVEVVALCGSLPPGVHASFYAEEVARLREQGRFVALDTSGEALRAALTADTLPQLIKPNIHELEAALGHPLPTDADVLAAARELIRRGAELVAVSQGERGALLVTAQEAVFARPPRVTVQSTVGAGDAMVAGLISARLDGLSLEGAARRATSFSAGSITRLGAHLPPRAELDALAALVQVEPAQPLTA; from the coding sequence GTGAGCGTCACGCCGCGCGTCCTGACCGTCACCCTGAACCCCGCGCTGGACCTGACCGTGCAGGCGGCGGGCTGGCAGCGGGGCGAGGTGAACGCCGCCCAGGGCGCGCAGCAGGACGCGGGCGGCAAGGGCGTGAATGTGGCCGCCATCCTGGCCGACTGGGGCGCCCCGGTCGCCGCGACCGGCCTGCTGGGCCGCGACAACGCCGCCCCGTTCGAGACGCTGTTCCGCGACAAGGGCGTCAGCGACGAGTTCGTGCGCGTGCCCGGCGCGACCCGCGTGGGCCTGAAACTGGTGGACCCCGCGCGCGGCGACACCACCGACCTGAACCTGCCGGGCCTGACCGTCAGCGCCCGCGCGCTGGCGCACCTGCAGGCGACGCTGCGCTCGCAGCCCGCCGGGGTGGAGGTCGTGGCGCTGTGCGGGAGCCTCCCGCCGGGCGTCCACGCGAGCTTCTACGCCGAGGAGGTCGCCCGCCTGCGCGAGCAGGGGCGCTTCGTGGCGCTGGACACCAGCGGCGAGGCCCTGCGCGCCGCGCTGACGGCCGACACGCTGCCGCAGCTGATCAAACCGAACATCCACGAGCTGGAGGCCGCACTCGGTCACCCGCTGCCCACCGACGCCGACGTTCTGGCTGCCGCGCGCGAGCTGATCCGCCGCGGCGCCGAACTGGTCGCCGTGTCGCAGGGCGAACGCGGCGCGCTGCTCGTCACCGCGCAGGAGGCCGTGTTCGCCCGCCCGCCGCGCGTGACCGTGCAGAGCACCGTCGGCGCCGGGGACGCGATGGTCGCCGGACTGATCAGCGCCCGCCTGGACGGCCTGAGCCTCGAAGGTGCCGCCCGGCGCGCCACGTCGTTCAGTGCGGGCAGCATCACCCGCCTGGGCGCGCACCTGCCGCCCCGCGCCGAGCTGGACGCCCTGGCCGCGCTGGTGCAGGTCGAGCCCGCCCAGCCTCTGACCGCCTGA